A stretch of the Bradyrhizobium arachidis genome encodes the following:
- a CDS encoding amidase, translating to MPALPTLATLAADLDSGRTTSRKLVEDCIAKIADPAGEGQRAFIRVDKDAALATADAMDGLRKAKAAPSPYAGIPVSIKDLFDVKGQTTRAGSRALDDSDPAEHDAAAVARLRQAGFVLIGRTNMTEFAYSGIGINPHFGTPKGAWNRAVGHVPGGSSSGAAVSVLDGMAHGALGTDTGGSCRIPAAYNGIVGYKPTQRRVPLDGAVPLSFSLDSIGPLARSVSCCAILDAVLANEQVAPLKPRSVRGMRLAVPTTIALDDLDAPVAQTFERALKALADHGAIIERIEMTEFHDIGPMNAKGGFAASESYAWHRYLITAKGDVYDPRVAVRIMRGEAQSAADYIDLLNERRSLIARVNARLAPYDALVLPTTANTPPKIADLADDKAFTMQNLRALRNCTLINMIDGCAISLPAHRAGEVPVGLMLAASGGSDHRIFELAAGMEAVIRV from the coding sequence ATGCCCGCTCTTCCGACGCTCGCCACGCTTGCCGCCGATCTCGACAGCGGCCGCACCACGTCCCGAAAGCTGGTCGAGGACTGCATCGCCAAAATCGCCGACCCCGCAGGCGAGGGCCAGCGCGCCTTCATCCGTGTCGACAAGGATGCGGCACTGGCAACGGCGGATGCGATGGATGGCTTGCGCAAGGCCAAAGCGGCGCCGTCGCCTTATGCCGGAATTCCGGTCTCGATCAAGGATCTCTTCGACGTCAAGGGGCAGACCACGCGCGCCGGCTCTCGCGCGCTCGACGATTCCGATCCGGCGGAGCACGATGCGGCGGCAGTGGCGCGGCTGCGCCAGGCCGGCTTCGTGCTGATCGGCCGGACCAACATGACCGAGTTCGCGTATTCCGGCATCGGCATCAATCCGCATTTCGGCACGCCGAAGGGCGCCTGGAACCGGGCCGTGGGCCATGTGCCGGGCGGCTCGTCGTCGGGCGCGGCGGTGTCCGTGCTTGATGGCATGGCCCATGGCGCGCTCGGCACCGACACCGGCGGCTCCTGCCGCATTCCGGCCGCCTATAACGGAATTGTCGGCTACAAGCCGACGCAGCGCCGTGTGCCGCTGGATGGTGCGGTACCGCTGTCGTTCTCGCTCGACAGCATCGGACCCTTGGCACGATCGGTCAGTTGCTGTGCCATACTCGATGCCGTGCTGGCGAACGAGCAGGTCGCGCCGCTGAAGCCGCGCTCGGTGCGGGGCATGCGGCTCGCGGTGCCGACGACCATTGCGCTCGACGATCTCGATGCGCCTGTCGCACAGACTTTCGAGCGCGCGCTGAAGGCGCTCGCCGATCATGGCGCCATCATCGAGCGGATCGAGATGACGGAATTCCACGACATTGGCCCGATGAACGCCAAGGGCGGCTTTGCCGCCTCCGAAAGCTACGCCTGGCACCGTTACCTCATCACCGCCAAGGGCGATGTTTATGACCCCAGGGTCGCGGTACGCATCATGCGCGGCGAGGCGCAGAGCGCGGCCGACTATATCGATCTCCTCAACGAGCGCCGCTCACTGATCGCGCGGGTCAATGCGCGGCTTGCGCCCTATGACGCGCTGGTGCTGCCGACCACGGCGAACACGCCGCCAAAAATCGCCGATCTCGCCGACGACAAGGCGTTCACCATGCAAAATCTGCGCGCGCTGCGCAATTGCACCCTGATCAACATGATCGACGGTTGCGCCATCTCGTTGCCTGCGCATCGCGCGGGCGAGGTTCCCGTCGGCCTGATGCTGGCGGCTTCAGGCGGATCCGATCACCGTATCTTTGAACTCGCTGCCGGCATGGAGGCCGTAATTCGTGTTTGA
- a CDS encoding Zn-ribbon domain-containing OB-fold protein → MAEPQRARPKPTPETQHFWDGTKAGELRLQRCDACAHVYFPPRPFCPSCASRKVSTFKASGKGFLYSYVINHRPAAPGFTPPYAIAVVELAEGPRMMSNIIDCPQTPEALELDMKLEVAFEKLDDKITLPVFRPAKG, encoded by the coding sequence ATGGCCGAACCGCAGCGCGCGCGACCGAAACCGACGCCGGAGACCCAGCATTTCTGGGACGGCACGAAGGCCGGCGAGTTGCGCCTGCAACGCTGCGACGCCTGCGCGCATGTCTATTTCCCACCGCGCCCGTTCTGTCCGTCATGCGCCTCGCGCAAGGTCAGCACCTTCAAGGCGAGTGGCAAGGGTTTTCTCTACAGTTACGTGATCAACCACCGCCCCGCCGCGCCCGGCTTCACGCCGCCTTATGCGATCGCGGTGGTCGAGCTCGCCGAGGGGCCGCGGATGATGAGCAATATCATCGACTGCCCGCAGACGCCTGAGGCCCTCGAGCTCGACATGAAGCTCGAGGTCGCCTTCGAAAAACTCGACGACAAGATCACCCTCCCCGTGTTCCGTCCGGCGAAGGGGTAA
- a CDS encoding thiolase C-terminal domain-containing protein, with translation MRRNQVAVVGAAETTELGVIPNMSQLQLHADAALNAIADAGLKLSDIDGFATAVETPQQVCHYLGIKPTWVDGTSVGGCSFMLHVRHAAAAIEAGLCKTVLITHAESGKSMIGKAPRSIPADSLQGQFEAPYGVYGPPSMFPIPVLRFMKTYGITHEQLASVAVMQREWAAKNPRAMMKEPITVADVLNSRMIAYPFRLLQCCLVTDGGGALILTSADRAKDFPRKPVYIMGTGESVETPMVSQMETFNSSRAFKVAGPLAFKEAGIAHKDVDHLMIYDAFAHLPLFGLGDLGFMPYEEAGKFIADGNTRPGGKLPLNTNGGGLSYMHSGMYGMYALQESVRQMRGIAPAQVPNAKISVCHGVGGMFAASGTIVFTNER, from the coding sequence ATGCGCAGGAACCAGGTTGCCGTCGTCGGCGCGGCCGAAACCACCGAGCTCGGCGTCATCCCCAACATGTCGCAGCTCCAGCTCCACGCAGACGCCGCGCTCAACGCCATTGCGGACGCCGGTCTGAAACTGTCCGACATCGACGGCTTTGCCACCGCGGTCGAAACGCCGCAGCAGGTCTGCCATTATCTCGGCATCAAGCCGACCTGGGTGGACGGCACCTCGGTCGGCGGCTGCTCCTTCATGCTGCATGTCCGCCATGCCGCGGCCGCGATCGAGGCCGGTCTGTGCAAGACCGTGCTGATCACCCATGCCGAGAGCGGCAAGTCGATGATCGGCAAGGCGCCGCGCTCGATTCCCGCCGACAGCCTGCAGGGCCAGTTCGAGGCGCCCTACGGCGTGTACGGCCCGCCCAGCATGTTCCCGATTCCCGTGCTGCGCTTCATGAAAACCTACGGCATCACCCATGAGCAGCTTGCCTCTGTGGCCGTCATGCAGCGGGAATGGGCGGCAAAAAATCCGCGCGCGATGATGAAGGAGCCGATCACGGTCGCTGATGTCCTCAACTCGCGCATGATCGCCTACCCGTTCCGGCTGCTTCAATGCTGCCTCGTCACCGATGGCGGCGGCGCGCTGATCCTCACCTCGGCCGACCGCGCCAAGGACTTTCCGCGCAAGCCCGTCTACATCATGGGCACCGGCGAGAGCGTGGAGACGCCGATGGTCAGCCAGATGGAGACTTTTAATTCCTCGCGCGCCTTCAAGGTCGCAGGACCGCTGGCCTTCAAGGAGGCGGGCATCGCGCACAAGGACGTCGACCATCTCATGATCTACGACGCCTTTGCGCATCTGCCGCTGTTCGGCCTCGGCGACCTCGGCTTCATGCCTTACGAGGAAGCCGGCAAGTTCATCGCCGACGGCAATACGCGACCGGGCGGAAAACTGCCGCTCAACACCAATGGCGGCGGCCTCTCCTACATGCATTCGGGCATGTACGGCATGTACGCGCTGCAGGAGAGCGTGCGGCAGATGCGCGGCATCGCGCCGGCGCAGGTGCCGAACGCGAAGATTTCAGTGTGTCACGGCGTCGGCGGCATGTTCGCGGCGTCAGGCACGATCGTGTTTACGAACGAGAGGTAA
- a CDS encoding SDR family oxidoreductase yields the protein MTKSLQDKVIIVTGAGRGIGREIALLCAAEGAKVVVNDPGGAADGAGSNAAPAEEVVEEIKKRGGTAVANFESVAEAIPASKIVKTATDHFGRLDGVVNNAGILRDMIFHKMSVEAFEAVIKVHLMGSFYVSHAAARIFREQESGSFVHFTSTSGLIGNFGQANYAAAKLGIVGLSKSIALDMGRFNVRSNCVSPFAWTRMIGTIPTETDAEKARVEKIKQMGPEKIAPLCGYLLSDPAKDVTGQIFGVRMNEIFLFSQNRPIRSVQRSEGWTPQSIAEHGMPALKGSFYKLDRSADIFTWDPV from the coding sequence ATGACAAAATCACTGCAGGACAAAGTCATCATCGTCACCGGCGCCGGCCGCGGCATCGGCCGCGAGATCGCACTGCTCTGCGCGGCGGAAGGCGCAAAAGTCGTCGTCAATGATCCCGGTGGAGCCGCCGACGGCGCCGGTTCGAACGCTGCGCCCGCCGAGGAGGTGGTCGAGGAGATCAAGAAGCGCGGCGGCACCGCAGTCGCCAACTTCGAGTCGGTCGCGGAAGCGATCCCCGCGAGCAAGATCGTAAAAACCGCGACCGATCATTTCGGCCGGCTCGACGGCGTCGTCAACAATGCCGGCATCCTGCGCGACATGATCTTCCACAAGATGAGCGTGGAAGCTTTCGAGGCCGTCATCAAGGTGCACCTGATGGGCTCGTTCTACGTCTCTCACGCGGCCGCGCGGATTTTCCGGGAACAGGAGAGCGGGTCGTTCGTGCACTTCACCTCGACCTCCGGCCTGATCGGCAACTTTGGACAAGCCAACTACGCCGCCGCCAAGCTCGGCATCGTCGGCCTGTCAAAATCGATTGCGCTCGACATGGGCCGCTTCAACGTCCGCTCCAACTGCGTCTCGCCGTTCGCCTGGACCCGGATGATCGGCACCATCCCGACCGAGACCGACGCCGAGAAGGCGCGGGTCGAGAAGATCAAGCAGATGGGCCCGGAGAAGATCGCGCCGCTCTGCGGCTATCTGCTCTCCGATCCCGCCAAGGACGTCACCGGCCAGATCTTTGGCGTGCGCATGAACGAGATCTTCCTGTTCAGTCAGAATCGTCCAATCCGCTCGGTGCAGCGGAGCGAGGGCTGGACGCCGCAGTCGATCGCCGAACACGGCATGCCGGCTCTGAAGGGCTCGTTCTACAAGCTCGACCGCTCCGCGGATATCTTTACGTGGGATCCGGTCTGA
- the ppc gene encoding phosphoenolpyruvate carboxylase, protein MSLQTAPSDAAIDRPNRADEAQALEADARLRDDIRLLGRILGDTVRDQEGAETFDLVERIRQTSIRFHRDEDRLARRELEQILDGMSIADTVRIVRAFSYFSHLANIAEDHNNIRQMRARSAAKRNETSGGAGVLADTLAHARDAGLSAEELRQFFKDALVSPVLTAHPTEVRRKSTMDREMEVAALLDHRERVALTPDEAAASDEQLRREVLTLWQTNLLRRTKLTVLDEVANGLSFYDYTFLREVPRLVNTLEDRLEQSGEQAAAELASFLRMGSWIGGDRDGNPFVTAEVMRGTLRLQSSRVMQFYLEELHKLGAELSIAAHLADVSEELRALAERSPDTSPHRSGEPYRLAVSGIYARLTATAEKLKVEITRRPVGKGAPYESVRELQADLDVLHRSLISNNARVIARGRLRLLRRAVDCFGFHLARLDIRQNSAVHERTIAELMDAANPGMSYLALGEEARIALLTNELRSTRSLVSQFIKYSDETLGELAVFREAAEAHASFGTDVIPQCIISMCKGMSDMLEVAVLLKEVGLVIPSGRSAINIVPLFETIEDLQASSGIMDRMLSLHDYRRLVDSRGSVQEVMLGYSDSNKDGGFVTSGWELYKAEIGLVDVFERHGVRLRLFHGRGGSVGRGGGPSYDAIIAQPGGAVNGQIRITEQGEIISSKYSNAEVGRNNLEILAAATLEASLLQPRQSAPRREYLTAMDELSNLAFKAYRGLVYETDGFVDYFWSSTVINEIATLNIGSRPASRKKTRAIEDLRAIPWVFSWAQCRLMLPGWYGFGSAVETWIAEHPDKGMPFLKELYRDWPFFRMLLSNMDMVLAKSSIAIASRYAELVPDEALREKIFGRIRREWHSCIETLLDIMGQDRLLQGNPLLERSVRHRFPYLDPLNHVQVELLKEHRAQNPDEAVLRGIQLTINGISAGLRNTG, encoded by the coding sequence ATGTCCCTCCAGACCGCACCTTCAGACGCCGCCATCGACCGTCCCAACCGCGCCGACGAAGCTCAGGCGCTGGAGGCGGATGCGCGGCTGCGGGATGACATCCGCCTGCTCGGGCGCATCCTCGGCGATACCGTGCGCGACCAGGAGGGTGCCGAAACCTTCGATCTGGTCGAGCGCATCCGCCAGACCTCGATCCGGTTCCACCGCGACGAGGACCGGCTCGCCCGCCGCGAGCTCGAGCAGATCCTCGACGGCATGTCGATCGCCGACACCGTGCGCATCGTCCGCGCCTTCAGCTATTTCTCGCACCTCGCCAACATCGCCGAGGACCACAACAACATCCGCCAGATGCGCGCGCGGAGTGCTGCCAAGAGGAATGAGACCAGCGGCGGCGCCGGCGTGCTCGCCGACACGCTCGCCCACGCCCGGGACGCTGGCCTGAGTGCCGAGGAGCTGCGCCAATTCTTCAAGGACGCGCTCGTCAGCCCCGTGCTGACCGCGCATCCGACCGAGGTCCGCCGCAAGAGCACCATGGACCGCGAGATGGAGGTCGCCGCGCTGCTCGACCATCGCGAGCGCGTCGCGCTGACGCCGGACGAGGCCGCGGCCAGCGACGAGCAGTTGCGCCGCGAGGTGCTGACGCTGTGGCAGACCAATCTGCTCCGCAGGACCAAGCTCACCGTGCTCGACGAGGTCGCCAACGGCCTGTCGTTCTACGACTACACCTTCCTTCGCGAGGTGCCGCGGCTGGTCAACACGCTGGAAGACCGGCTGGAGCAGAGCGGCGAACAGGCGGCAGCGGAACTCGCCTCGTTCCTGCGCATGGGAAGCTGGATCGGCGGCGACCGCGACGGCAATCCCTTCGTCACCGCAGAGGTGATGCGCGGCACGCTGCGGCTGCAGTCGAGCCGGGTCATGCAGTTCTATCTCGAAGAGCTGCACAAGCTGGGTGCCGAACTCTCGATCGCCGCCCATCTGGCCGACGTCTCCGAAGAGCTGCGTGCGCTGGCCGAGCGTTCGCCCGACACCTCGCCGCACCGGAGCGGCGAGCCCTATCGCCTCGCGGTGTCAGGCATCTATGCCCGACTGACTGCGACGGCCGAGAAGCTGAAGGTCGAGATCACGCGCCGTCCCGTCGGCAAGGGCGCGCCCTATGAGAGCGTCAGGGAGTTGCAGGCCGATCTCGACGTGCTGCACCGCTCACTGATCTCCAACAACGCCCGCGTCATCGCGCGCGGCCGGCTGCGGCTGTTGCGCCGCGCGGTCGATTGCTTCGGCTTCCACCTCGCGCGGCTCGACATCCGCCAGAATTCGGCGGTGCATGAGCGCACCATCGCCGAGCTAATGGATGCCGCCAACCCCGGCATGTCCTATCTCGCGCTCGGCGAGGAGGCGCGCATTGCGCTGCTCACCAACGAGCTGCGCAGCACGCGCTCGCTGGTCTCGCAGTTCATCAAATACAGCGACGAGACGCTGGGCGAGCTTGCGGTGTTCCGCGAGGCCGCCGAGGCCCATGCGAGTTTCGGCACCGACGTGATTCCCCAATGCATCATCTCGATGTGCAAGGGCATGTCCGACATGCTCGAGGTCGCCGTGCTCCTCAAGGAGGTCGGTCTCGTCATTCCCTCGGGCCGCAGCGCCATCAACATCGTGCCGCTGTTCGAGACCATCGAGGATCTGCAGGCGTCAAGCGGCATCATGGACCGCATGCTGTCGCTGCACGATTATCGCCGTCTCGTCGACAGCCGCGGCAGCGTGCAGGAGGTGATGCTCGGCTATTCCGACTCCAACAAGGACGGCGGCTTCGTTACCTCGGGCTGGGAGCTCTACAAGGCCGAGATCGGCCTGGTCGATGTGTTCGAGCGCCATGGCGTGCGCCTGCGTCTGTTCCACGGCCGCGGCGGTTCGGTCGGCCGCGGCGGCGGGCCGAGTTATGACGCCATCATCGCGCAGCCGGGCGGTGCAGTGAACGGCCAGATCCGCATCACCGAGCAGGGCGAGATCATCTCGTCAAAATATTCCAACGCCGAAGTCGGCCGCAACAATCTGGAGATCCTTGCTGCCGCCACGTTGGAGGCGAGCCTGCTGCAGCCGCGCCAGAGCGCGCCGCGACGCGAATACCTCACAGCGATGGACGAGCTGTCGAACCTCGCCTTCAAGGCCTATCGCGGCCTTGTCTACGAGACCGACGGTTTTGTCGACTATTTCTGGTCGTCCACCGTGATCAACGAGATCGCGACGCTCAACATCGGCAGCCGCCCGGCCTCGCGCAAGAAGACCCGCGCGATCGAGGACCTGCGCGCCATTCCCTGGGTGTTCTCCTGGGCGCAGTGCCGGTTGATGCTGCCCGGCTGGTACGGCTTTGGCAGCGCGGTCGAGACCTGGATCGCCGAGCATCCCGACAAGGGCATGCCGTTCCTCAAAGAGCTCTACCGCGACTGGCCGTTCTTCCGCATGTTGCTGTCGAACATGGATATGGTGCTCGCAAAGAGCTCGATCGCGATCGCCTCGCGCTATGCCGAACTCGTGCCCGACGAAGCCTTGCGCGAAAAGATTTTTGGCCGCATCCGGCGCGAATGGCATTCCTGCATCGAGACGCTGCTCGACATCATGGGGCAGGATCGCCTGCTGCAGGGCAACCCATTGCTCGAGCGCTCCGTGCGCCACCGTTTCCCCTATCTCGACCCGCTCAACCACGTGCAGGTCGAGCTTTTGAAGGAGCATCGCGCGCAAAACCCCGACGAAGCCGTGCTGCGCGGCATCCAGCTCACCATCAACGGCATTTCCGCGGGGCTGCGGAATACGGGTTAG
- a CDS encoding enoyl-CoA hydratase/isomerase family protein has product MSDAAGAAKSGAREVLYEVADHIATITLNAPERMNTISGPMLNDLARHLTEANEDPMVRCVILTGNGRAFCAGLDLRRERDGNGLSAASSPTTLNLRNTPPTVLQAMDKPTICAVNGGAAGYGMDTALGCDIRIMAESAKLAAAFVKRGVVPESGGTWLLPRMIGWAKASELIFTGRTLSARECLTWGLANEVVPDAELMGRARTIAREIAANAPLAVQASKRMMRMGLNETFPDHVHHVYLQLLPLFKTQDMAEGMKAFMEKREPKFEGR; this is encoded by the coding sequence ATGAGTGATGCAGCAGGCGCAGCGAAGTCCGGGGCGAGGGAAGTCCTCTACGAGGTTGCCGACCACATCGCGACCATCACGTTGAACGCGCCGGAGCGCATGAACACGATCTCCGGTCCGATGCTCAACGACCTCGCGCGGCACCTGACCGAGGCCAATGAGGACCCGATGGTCCGCTGCGTCATCCTCACTGGCAACGGGCGCGCGTTCTGTGCCGGCCTCGATCTGCGAAGGGAGCGCGACGGCAACGGTCTATCCGCGGCATCCTCACCGACCACGCTGAACCTGCGCAACACCCCGCCGACCGTGCTGCAGGCGATGGACAAGCCGACCATCTGCGCCGTCAACGGCGGGGCGGCCGGCTACGGCATGGACACCGCGCTCGGCTGCGACATCCGCATCATGGCAGAGTCCGCAAAGCTCGCCGCGGCCTTCGTCAAGCGCGGCGTGGTGCCGGAGTCCGGCGGCACCTGGCTGTTGCCGCGCATGATCGGTTGGGCCAAGGCGTCGGAGCTGATCTTCACCGGCCGTACGCTCAGTGCGAGGGAATGTCTGACATGGGGCCTCGCCAACGAGGTTGTGCCTGACGCCGAATTGATGGGCCGCGCTCGCACGATCGCCCGCGAGATCGCCGCCAACGCACCGCTCGCCGTCCAGGCCTCGAAGCGCATGATGCGCATGGGCCTGAACGAGACCTTCCCCGACCACGTCCACCACGTCTATCTCCAGCTCCTGCCGCTGTTCAAAACCCAGGACATGGCCGAGGGCATGAAGGCCTTTATGGAGAAGCGCGAACCGAAGTTCGAGGGGCGGTAG
- a CDS encoding acyl-CoA synthetase, protein MSETSQNFLGIVSGERSRAHADVADRADRIASGLAKIGVKQGDCVCMLQRNDIAFIEAAYAAMRLGAYGVPINWHFKPEEINYILKDSGTSVLIGHADMLHGLRDAIPKGVTVISVPTPPEILKNYKIDPDHLRTPDFAIDFESWLAQFQPYDGPVVPQPMNMIYTSGTTGHPKGVRRHAPTPEQQAAGERMRAMIYGLKPGARALLPGPLYHSAPNSFGLRAGKLGGALVLMPRFEAEEFLELIERYKVDTIFMVPTMFIRLMKLPEEVRKRYVVSSLRHIIHAAAPCPPDVKRAMIEWWGPVIFEFYGSTESGAVTFATSEDALKKPGTVGKISPGAELRFLGEDGRVLPVGEIGEIYSRMRETADFTYHNKSEKRTEIDREGFITSGDVGYIDQDGYVFICDRKRDMVISGGVNIYPAEIEYVLHAVPGVHDCAVFGIPDAEFGEALMAVVEPQAGTTLDAAEIRTRLKASLADYKVPKHIEIHTQLPREDSGKIFKRRLRDPYWERAGRKI, encoded by the coding sequence ATGAGCGAAACGTCCCAAAACTTCCTCGGCATCGTCTCCGGCGAGCGCAGCCGGGCGCATGCCGACGTCGCCGACCGTGCCGATCGTATCGCGAGTGGCCTTGCCAAAATCGGCGTCAAGCAGGGCGACTGCGTCTGCATGCTCCAGCGCAACGACATCGCCTTCATCGAGGCGGCGTATGCGGCGATGCGGCTGGGCGCCTATGGCGTGCCGATCAACTGGCACTTCAAGCCGGAGGAGATCAACTACATCCTGAAGGACTCCGGCACGTCGGTGCTGATCGGTCATGCCGACATGCTGCACGGCCTGCGTGACGCAATTCCCAAAGGTGTCACCGTGATCAGCGTGCCGACGCCGCCCGAAATTCTCAAAAACTACAAGATCGATCCCGATCACCTCAGGACGCCCGATTTCGCGATCGACTTCGAGTCATGGCTGGCGCAGTTCCAGCCCTATGACGGCCCCGTCGTGCCGCAGCCGATGAACATGATCTACACGTCCGGCACGACGGGCCATCCCAAGGGCGTGCGGCGTCACGCGCCGACCCCGGAGCAGCAGGCAGCCGGCGAGCGCATGCGCGCGATGATCTACGGCCTCAAGCCCGGTGCCCGCGCGCTGCTGCCGGGGCCGCTCTATCATTCCGCGCCGAACTCCTTTGGCCTGCGCGCCGGCAAGCTCGGTGGCGCGCTGGTTTTGATGCCACGCTTCGAGGCCGAAGAATTTCTGGAGCTGATCGAGCGGTACAAGGTCGACACCATCTTCATGGTGCCGACCATGTTCATCCGCCTGATGAAGCTGCCGGAGGAAGTGCGCAAGCGATACGTCGTGTCCTCGCTTCGTCATATCATCCACGCCGCCGCGCCATGTCCGCCGGACGTCAAGCGTGCCATGATCGAATGGTGGGGGCCGGTGATCTTCGAATTCTATGGCTCGACCGAGTCAGGCGCCGTCACCTTCGCAACCTCCGAGGACGCGCTGAAGAAGCCCGGCACCGTCGGCAAGATATCGCCGGGCGCCGAGCTGCGTTTCCTCGGTGAGGACGGCCGCGTGCTGCCGGTCGGCGAGATCGGCGAAATCTATTCACGCATGCGAGAGACGGCGGACTTCACCTATCACAACAAGTCGGAGAAGCGCACCGAGATCGACCGCGAAGGATTTATCACCTCTGGCGATGTCGGTTACATCGACCAGGACGGCTATGTCTTCATCTGCGACCGCAAGCGCGACATGGTGATATCAGGCGGCGTCAACATCTACCCCGCAGAGATCGAATACGTGCTGCACGCCGTGCCCGGCGTGCATGATTGTGCGGTGTTCGGCATCCCCGATGCCGAGTTCGGCGAAGCGCTGATGGCGGTGGTCGAGCCGCAAGCCGGCACGACGCTGGACGCCGCCGAGATCCGCACGCGGCTGAAGGCTTCGCTAGCCGACTACAAGGTGCCGAAGCACATCGAGATCCACACCCAATTGCCGCGCGAAGACTCTGGAAAGATTTTCAAGCGCCGCCTGCGCGATCCCTATTGGGAACGGGCCGGGCGAAAGATTTGA
- a CDS encoding crotonase/enoyl-CoA hydratase family protein, whose translation MEERVSITVSEGVADVRLVRADKMNALDQAMFDALVGATDRLSKEKGVRAVVLSGEGRAFCAGLDMGRFAAMKEKGGNGIPGGENRDLTKRTHGKANFPQQAVWGWRQLQVPVIAAIHGVAFGGGFQLALGADMRFLAADARMSIMEIKWGLVPDMAGTPILASLVRDDILRDLTYTGRIFSAQEALSYGLATRICDDPRAAALEVAREIAGKSPDAIRAAKRMLNNLSVDPGPALLAESVEQQKLIGSPNQTEAVRANMEKRAPRFAD comes from the coding sequence ATGGAAGAGCGCGTCTCGATCACGGTTTCGGAAGGCGTCGCCGATGTTCGTCTTGTACGAGCGGACAAGATGAATGCGCTGGATCAGGCGATGTTCGATGCGCTGGTCGGTGCAACCGACCGTCTTTCAAAGGAAAAAGGCGTGCGCGCCGTCGTGCTCTCGGGCGAAGGCCGCGCCTTCTGTGCCGGCCTCGACATGGGGCGTTTTGCCGCCATGAAGGAGAAGGGCGGCAACGGAATTCCGGGTGGCGAAAATCGCGATCTCACCAAGCGCACGCACGGCAAGGCCAACTTCCCGCAGCAGGCGGTGTGGGGTTGGCGTCAACTCCAGGTTCCCGTGATCGCCGCGATCCACGGCGTTGCTTTCGGCGGCGGCTTTCAGCTCGCGCTCGGTGCCGACATGCGCTTCCTCGCAGCGGACGCGCGGATGTCGATCATGGAAATCAAATGGGGCCTGGTGCCTGACATGGCGGGCACGCCGATCCTTGCGAGCCTCGTGCGCGACGATATCTTGCGCGACCTCACCTACACCGGCCGCATCTTCTCCGCACAGGAGGCGCTCAGCTACGGCCTCGCTACGCGCATCTGCGACGATCCCCGCGCTGCGGCTCTCGAAGTCGCACGTGAGATCGCAGGAAAAAGCCCGGATGCGATCCGTGCGGCAAAACGCATGCTCAATAATCTTTCGGTCGATCCGGGTCCCGCATTGCTCGCGGAGTCGGTCGAGCAGCAGAAGCTGATCGGTAGCCCGAACCAGACCGAGGCCGTGCGCGCCAACATGGAAAAGCGCGCGCCGAGGTTTGCTGATTAG
- a CDS encoding SDR family oxidoreductase: protein MFKENLLAGRRILVTGGGTGLGKSMAARFLQLGAEVHICGRRKIVCDETATELMDLYGGRVTSHGVDIRNALAVEEMIENIFREAPLTDLINNAAGNFISRSEELSPRGFDAVANIVMHGTFYVTQAVGKRWIAARQPGNVVSITVTWVRNGSPYVVPSAMSKSAIHAMTMSLATEWGRYGIRLNTIAPGEIPTEGMSKRIKPGDEAGARTKAMNPMGRVGTMEELQNLAVFLISGGCDWINGETIAMDGAQALAMGGNFYQLRDWSDDDWTKARDSIKAQNEKDRAARG, encoded by the coding sequence ATGTTCAAGGAAAATCTTCTGGCCGGCCGGCGCATCCTGGTGACCGGCGGCGGCACCGGGCTCGGCAAGTCGATGGCGGCACGCTTCCTCCAGCTTGGCGCGGAGGTTCACATCTGCGGCCGACGCAAGATCGTGTGCGACGAGACCGCGACCGAATTGATGGATCTCTACGGCGGTCGCGTCACCAGCCATGGCGTCGACATCCGCAACGCGCTTGCCGTCGAAGAGATGATCGAGAACATCTTTCGCGAGGCGCCGCTCACCGATCTCATCAACAATGCCGCCGGCAATTTCATCTCGCGCTCGGAAGAGCTCTCGCCGCGCGGCTTCGATGCGGTCGCCAACATCGTCATGCACGGCACGTTCTACGTGACGCAAGCGGTCGGCAAGCGCTGGATCGCGGCGCGGCAGCCGGGCAACGTCGTCTCGATCACCGTGACCTGGGTGCGCAATGGCTCGCCCTACGTCGTCCCCTCGGCGATGAGCAAGTCGGCGATCCACGCCATGACCATGTCGCTTGCGACCGAATGGGGCCGCTACGGCATTCGCCTCAACACCATCGCGCCCGGCGAAATTCCGACCGAGGGCATGAGCAAGCGCATCAAGCCGGGCGATGAGGCCGGTGCGCGCACCAAGGCGATGAATCCGATGGGCCGCGTCGGCACCATGGAGGAATTGCAGAACCTCGCGGTGTTCCTGATCTCCGGCGGCTGCGACTGGATCAACGGCGAGACCATCGCCATGGACGGCGCGCAGGCGCTCGCGATGGGCGGCAATTTCTACCAGCTCCGCGACTGGAGCGACGACGACTGGACCAAGGCGCGCGACAGCATCAAGGCGCAGAACGAGAAGGATCGCGCGGCGAGAGGCTGA